One window of the Triticum dicoccoides isolate Atlit2015 ecotype Zavitan chromosome 3B, WEW_v2.0, whole genome shotgun sequence genome contains the following:
- the LOC119281030 gene encoding protein REVEILLE 4-like, whose translation MAERGGSGEGSSSSPGKKARKPYTITRPRERWCPEEHERFLDALLRFGRDWKKIEEHVRTKTAVQIRSHAQKYFLKVQRLGLAAGLPPPQHPSRRLALSRQQTSPADGTAVLHGQPQHYPTDMQNLDWAGSSGTSAWVSHGGAGSQTEPSASTHPGGSSFMGTPSFDDTGMDWTGTGSTGEASAIADAEDETIPLPLSPDDMHFTRVYRFIGDIFDPATPCRIEAHLQKLKDMDGITVKTILLVLRNLETNLTAPQFEPIKCLLLIIGNIRISLYNFALAFGKAPCLDMLCVEPSELDVLPCWLGKTPAHSGRSEAGWAWLLNGVYFSGHTLFAGQNKLWKFHLGPNEQWPRVL comes from the exons ATGGCGGAGAGGGGAGGAAGCGGCGAggggtcgtcgtcgtcgccggggaAGAAGGCGAGGAAGCCCTACACCATCACCCGGCCCAGGGAGCGGTGGTGCCCCGAGGAGCACGAGCGCTTCCTCGACGCCCTCCTCAG GTTCGGCCGCGACTGGAAAAAGATCGAGGAGCACGTCCGCACCAAGACCGCGGTGCAG ATACGCAGCCACGCCCAGAAGTACTTCCTCAAGGTCCAGAGGCTGGGCCTGGCCGCcgggctgccgccgccgcagcaccCGAGCCGCAGGCTCGCCCTGTCGCGGCAGCAGACCTCGCCGGCCGACGGGACGGCAGTGCTGCACGGACAGCCGCAGCATTATCCGACCG ACATGCAGAACTTGGACTGGGCGGGCAGTTCAGGCACTTCAGCCTGGGTGAGCCATGGAGGTGCAGGGAGCCAGACCGAACCATCTGCATCAACACATCCAG GTGGCAGCTCATTCATGGGGACGCCGAGCTTCGATGACACGGGCATGGACTGGACTGGCACGGGCAGCACAGGCGAAGCGTCGGCCATCGCCGATGCAGAGGACGAGACGATTCCGCTCCCATTGTCGCCAG ACGACATGCATTTCACGCGGGTATACCGGTTCATCGGCGACATATTCGACCCGGCCACGCCGTGCCGTATCGAGGCCCACCTGCAGAAACTCAAGGACATGGATGGCATCACAGTCAAGACG ATCCTGCTGGTGCTAAGGAACCTCGAGACGAACCTGACAGCGCCTCAGTTTGAGCCCATC AAATGTCTTTTACTGATAATAGGAAATATAAGAATTTCTCTCTATAATTTTGCCTTGGCGTTTGGCAAGGCTCCGTGCCTGGATATGCTCTGTGTCGAGCCATCAGAGTTGGATGTCCTCCCATGTTGGCTAGGAAAAACACCGG CACACTCTGGAAGATCTGAAGCGGGTTGGGCTTGGCTCTTGAATGGGGTTTATTTTTCTGGGCACACTTTATTTGCTGGGCAGAATAAGTTATGGAAGTTTCATCTCGGACCGAACGAACAATGGCCAAGGGTCTTATAA